CCGCCGGTCACCAGCGCGACGCGGCCGGCCAGCGAGAACAGTTCGTTCAAGTACTCCGTCACGCCGTCCTCCGGTAGACGCTGAGGGTGACCGACACGGTGACCTCGACCGGCTCGGCGAGCGTCGCGACCCGGGCTTCCAGGGTTGCCGGGTCGACGTGCCAGGCCGCCGGACCCATCGCGACCGCGGTCACCGCCTCCGCGTGGCTCAACCGCAGGGTGGTCTCGTGGGTCTGCGCGCCGGTCGCCGTCAGGTACGGCCCGAGCGCGGCGTCGAGGCGGTCGGTCTTCCGCGGATCGACCGAGACGGCTCCCACCGCGGTCGCGAGCTCCCGCAGGTGCCGGTCGGTCGGCGCGGCCACGACCACGACCCCGCCGGGGCGCAGCACGCGGTGCAGTTCCGCGCCGTTGCGCGGAGCAAAAACAATGAGGACGACGTCGGCCGCGCCGGTCCGCAGCGGCAGCGGACGCCAGGCATCGCACCGGACCGCACCGGCCCGAGGGTGCGCGCGGGCCGCTCGGCGCAGTGCGTAGCCGGAGATGTCCGCGGCGACGCCGACCCAGCCGGGCACCGCGTCCAGGACCCCGGCGAGGTGGTGCCCGGTCCCGGCGCCGAGGTCGACGACACACCCCGCCGCGCCGCGGGTCCCGCCGTCGGCGCCCGACAGCAAGTCGGTCCGCTCCTCGGGGGCCGACGGGGAGTCGGCGGCGAACTGGGCGGCGTGGGTGGCTAGCGCGGCGGTGAGATCGGCGAAGTGGCCGCCCGCGAGGAACGCCTCCCGGGCCGCGACCATCGCGCCCGTGTCACCCGGCACCGTGGGCGCCTGGCCGGTGAGGAGGCTGACGTATCCCTGTTTCGCCACGTCGAAGCTGTGCCCGGCGGGGCAGCCCAGGGTCCGTCCGTCGAGCGCGAGACCGACGTCGTCACCCGTGCGCGCGGCGCAGTGCGGGCAGCGGAGCCGGTCGACGACGTCCACCAGCACCGTGGAAGTCCTCCGCCCGTTCGCCCGATCCGCCGGTAGGCATCCTTCCATCCGGCGGGCGGCGGAGCGGACAGCGGTCCGCCGAACGAGGAGCGGCCCCGACCGCGGCCGGTCAGGTCGGGACGCAGACCCGGCTGGTCGCGACCTGCATGCTGATCGGAGCGCTGCGGAAGTAGCTCGGGTAGATCGCTTCGAGCCAGAACACGTACGGCGCGCGCCGGGTCAACGACCCGACCCGCACGTTCGCGGTGCCACCGGTGGCCGGAGGCCGCACGTTCACCTTCCGGTAGGTCTGCGGCGCTCCGGGCGCGATGTTCTGCGGCACGACCCAGATCTTGTACGCGCTGACCGGGCCGTCCCAGTAGCTACGGACCCAGGTCACAGTGCAGGCCGACTTCGCTGCGGTCACGCGCACCTGCACGCGCCAGTACGGGTCCGCGTGGGCCGGTGCAGCCGGGCCGACCAGGACGCCGAGAAGGACGGCGAGCCCGAGAAAGGCGGCGGCGAGACGGCGGGTGGGCACGGCGGTTCCTCTCGAACGAGTCGTCAACCCACCTCATCGGCGCGCACGTCGCCGCCTTTACCAGTGCTCCCGATCCGCACCCGTCTCGACGTCAGCTGGAGAGTTGCGCGCCGATCAGCCGAACGGCGTCGGGAACGCAGGTCAGCGTGAGCGGCAGCGGCACGAGCGGCTCACCGTCCGCGAACACGCTCGCGCCCGGGGCGTCCACCCGGATCGTGGCGGCTCGGTAGGTACGGACCGCGGGGTGCGTGACGTGGGTTCCCGAGTACAGGCGGGGCTTGACCCGGATCAGTTCCAATCGGCTCACCGGGTCGACGACCGTGACGTCGAGCAGACCGTCGGTGGGGTCGGCGTCCGGGCACATCCGCATGCCGCCGCCGTAGCTGCGGGTGTTGCCGATCGCGACGAGCAGGGCGGGCCCTTCGACGGTCGTCCCGTCGAGCTCGAGCGTGAGCGGGTACGTGCGGAGCCGCGCCAGCTCGGCGAGGATCGCAAGATCGTAGCGGCGGGGACCGCGGGGCCACTGCATCCGGTTGGCCCGGGCGTTCACCGCTGAGTCGAAGCCCACCGAGAGGATCGCGGCGTACCAGGGTCCGTCCGCGTGCGGGGGTGCGGTCGCGTGAGGGGGTGCGGTCGATAGCGGTGCCGCGCTGGACACGCGCACGGCGTCGATGACGGTGGTTCGCGCGGCCGCGAGATCGGCGAGCACCGCGTGGGCGGCGGCGACCGGATCGGCCGGCACTCCTACGGCGTCCGCCAAGTCGTTGCCGGTGCCCAATGGGATCAGGCCGAGCGGGACACCGGTCCCGGCGACCGCCTGCAAGGCGAGGTGCGCGGTGCCGTCACCACCGACCGCAACCACGCCGACGGCGCCCGCCTCGACCGCAGCGCGCGCGGCGGCGATCGCGTCGGCTCTGGTCGATGCGGGCAGGACAACGGGGTCGGCCGCACGAAGCGCGGCCAGCACTGCGGGCAGGTGCCGCCCGACCTGGCCACGCCCGGCAGCCGGGTGCGCGATTACCGCCAAAGACACGGCGCACCCTATCGCTCGCCGAACGACGCGGCCCCACCGGCGGGGCCGCGTCGTCGTGCGGTGTTACTCGAGGTCGTCCCGGCGGGTCGGCGCGGGGTCCGCACTCGCTTGGACCGGACCGCTGGCTTGGACCGGACCGCTGGCTTGGACCGGGCCGCTCGCCTCGACCGGCTCGAGCACCGGCTCGATCTCCGACGCCTCGTCGTCCGCCAGGCCGGCGAGCCCGTTCCGGGCGGCGACGCGGGCGCGCCGACGCTCGTTGAGGAACGCGGCACCGACCGCGGCGAAGTAGAGCGCGGTCATCGCCAGGCCGAGCGCGGTCATGCCGAACGGGTCGGGGGTCGGCGTGACGATCGCGGTGAACACGAACGTCAGGAACACCGCGGCGCGCCACCAACCGAGCAGCCGCTTCGCGCTCGCCACCCCGGCGAGGTTCAGCATGAACACGATCAGCGGGAACTCGAACCCGACACCGAAGATCATCAGCATGCCGGTCACGAAATCGATGTAACCGGCGATGTTCGTCGTGAACTGATACTCCCCGTCGACCGGGAGCAGGTACTCGATGCCCTTCGCGACGACGAAGTGCGCGAGCACGGCGCCTGCGACGAACAGCGGCACGGCGAACGCGATGAACGCGTACGACCACTTCCGCTCCCGGGCGTGCAGCCCGGGAGCGACGAACGCCCACAGCTGGAACAGCCAGATCGGCGACGCGATGATCAGGCCCAGGTAGAGCGCGATCTTCAAGCGGACGATCGTCGGCTCGAGTGGCGTCGTGGCGTTGAGCGCGCACTCGCCGTCGGCGAATCGGCTGCAGTAGGGCTCGGTCAGGAACCGTTGTACCGGCAGGGAGAAGTACAGGCCGATACAGAGGCCGAGGACGATGCCCAGGCACGCCTTGAACAGGCGGTCACGCAACTCACGGATGTGCTCCATGAGCGTCATCGAGCCGTCCGGCGACACCGGCCTCTTCGGCGTGCGTCGACGGAGGCGGAGCGCCGGGCTCACCGCTGGTCGCGGGTCTCGCTTCGTGAGTCGACCACCCGGGATTCGACGACCGGGTTGGGCCGCTCACCGAACTGGTCTGCCGGATCGCCGCGATCGTCGGTCAGCGGCGCACGTTCGTGCTTGGCCTCGGCCTTGCCCTTGACGTCGTCCTCCATGAGGCCTTTGGTCTCGGCCTTGAAGATCCGCAGCGAACGGCCGAGGCCGCGAGCCGCGTCGGGCAGACGCTTCGCCCCGAACAGCAAGAGCAGCACGACGACGAGTACTGCGATATGCCAGGGCTTCAGAGCACCCATGACGACACCTCTCCTATCGGATACCGGTTCATCGTACGTCTCACCGGGCAGGCGATCGGAAGGATAGGTCCTAGGGCTGAGAACCCGACGAGCGGGGCGGCCCGGAGCGGGGTCGACGAAGCCCAGGCCGTCGCGATTCAGCACGGCGACGAACCGGCGCGGAAACGTTCCTCGCGATTGGGTCGTCCCGTAGGTTCGGGGCCGTGCAGCGAGGGCGTGCGGACCGGTCGCGGCGGCGCGTCATCGTCGGGGAGCTCCGCCGGGGTGGCCCACGGTTGCTGATCGTGGCGGCTGGCTGGGGCGCGGCGATCGGTGTGCTGGGCGGCATGATCGGGCTGGGCGGCGCGGAGTTCCGGCTGCCGCTGTTGATCGGCGTGTTCGGGTTCGTGGCGCTGCAAGCGGTGATCCTGAACAAGGCGATGAGCCTGGTCGTGGTGTTCACCGCGCTGCCCGCGCGGCTGGGGGCCGTTCCGTTCGATCAGCTCGCCGAACACTGGACGGTCGTGGCCAACCTGCTCGCCGGGAGTGTCGTGGGCGCGTGGCTGGGAGCCGCGTGGGCGACCCGAATGCGTTCGGCGACGCTGTATCGGGTGCTGGCCGGGTTGCTGGTGCTGATCGCCGTGGCGTTCGCGGTGACGCACGTCGGCGAGGTTCAGGCACTGGAGCTGCCACCGGTCGTCCGGGTCGTGGCCGGGGTGGCCGCCGGGGCTGGGATCGGTGTGGTCGCGGCGATCATGGGAGTGGCCGGGGGCGAGCTGCTGATCCCCACGATCGTGCTGTTGTTCGCGATCGACATCAAGACCGCGGGCAGCCTGTCGTTGGCGGTGTCGTTGCCGACGATGCTGGTGGCGTTCGCCCGCTACCGGCGGGACGACTCCTTCCGGGTCATTCGGGAACAGTGGGTTTTCGTGCTGGTGATGGCCGCAGGGTCGATCACGGGCACCGTGTTGGGCGGGTTGTTGCTGGGGGTGGTGCCGGTACCTGTTCTGGTGCCGCTGCTGGTGGCGTTGCTGCTGTTCTCGGCGGTTCGGGTATGGCGCCACGAGTGACGCCCTCTCAGGCGCCGCACGCTTCGGCGTGGTCATGGGGGTTGACGGCGCGGCCGTGATGCGCGCCGCGGTCGGAGGGCGACGCGATCATCTTGCGCGGCAGAGTGGCGTGGCGTGGCGCGGACGCTGCTGCGGGCGCGAGCGCTGTGCGGGCGCGCGCGGCGGCGGCGCGGTACGACACGCGGCCACGCGGAAGCGCGCTCAGGGAGTGGGGCGGACCGCCTCGACCTTGGCCTGCACTTCCAGCACGCGCGCCTGAAGGCGTTCCAGCTCGGCCTGCAGCGTCTGCGCCTCAGCGGCCTTGCCCCGGAGTACCCCCACGGCATGCTGCAGCCGGCGGAGCTTGGGCAGCAACGGCGCGGCCAACGCACCCAGCGCGACGACACCCACCACGACCAGGGCTACGACGATCCAGCTCGCAACGGTCACAGACCGCACCCTAATGCAACGGCTTCGCCGAGCGCGGTCGCGCCCCCGAGGCGCCAGCACGACGCAACGGCGGCCGCGAGGCGAGGCGGGCCGCAGCCCAGGAAGGCCGCGAGGCGAGGCGGGCCGCAGCCCAGGAAGGCCGCGAGGCGAGGCAGGCCGCAGCGCGAGAAGGCCGCGAGTGTGGGTGTCCCGCGCTCGGCGGCCGCGAGGCGGGGCGCTGCGTCGCAGGGCGGCCGCGAGGTGGGCGCGGCAACTCGGCGTGCCGACGTCAGCCGGTGTAGGCCGCCAACGCCGCCCGCGCCTCGGAGCGCACCAGTTCGACGAGTTCCTCCGGGCCGACCACCTCGGCGTCCTCCCCGAGCCCCATGGACAGCCGACGAGCCCACTCCAGGTCGCTGGCCTTGAGCGTCACCAGCCACGTACCGCCGTCTTCGGCACGGACGTCCTCGCACGGGTAGTACTCGGTGACCCACCGGCTGCCGAGTCCGACGCGCAGCGTCACCAGCGGGCTGTCCGGCGGCGGCTCGAACACCGCACCGTCCGACAGCCGGAAGCTGCCGTCCGACCCGGCCAGGCCCCGCGCCGGCACCGACGGCTCGGGCAGCTCTTCCAGGGCGTCGATCCGGTCGAGGCGGAACATCCGCACCGCCTCGGCCCGGCGGCACCAGGCCTCCAGGTAGCCCCGCCCATCGACGACGAGCAGCCGCATCGGGTCGATCACCCGCTCGCTCGTCGCGTCGCGACCCGCGGTGTAGTAGACGATCTTCAGCGCCCGGCCCCGCTCCAGCGCACCACGAACCCGGGCGGCGATGCCGGTGTCCTCGTAACCGACGGTGATCGCGACTTGCTTCGCCGACCGGCCGGCCTCCCCCGCGGCCCGCTCCACCTTCGCCAGGGCCCGTCCCACCGCGTCGCCGTCCACACCCGGCGTCTCCGCCAGTGCCCGCAGCGCGACGATCAGCGCGAGTGCCTCGTCCGCGGTCAGCCGGAGCGGCCGGTCGAGCTCGGCGTGATAGGTGAGCGTCACGGTGTCGTCGTCCAGCGACATGTCGATCAGGTCGCCGGGTCCGTAGCCGGGCAGGCCGCAGACGAACAGCAGCTGCAGATCGTCGCGCAGCTGCTTCTCCGAGACGCCGTGGTCGGCCGCGACCTCGGAGATCAGCGCACCGGGCCGGGCCTGCAGATACGGCACCAGCGCGAGCAGGCGGGCGAGACGTTCGGTTCCGGAGCCGCTCATCGTCCCGACTCCTTCCGGCTACCGGCCGCCATGATCGCGGACGGTTCCCACGGCGGTCCGTCGACATCGTCGGCCACGGCCGACTGCGGTCCGTCGGCATCACCCGCCGCAGCCGTTCGCGGCCCGTCGCTCGCGCCGCCCCCCAGGCCTTTCGTCGACCGAGGCGGCTCCGCGCGCCCGGAATCGTCCGAACCGCCCGGCCGACGGGGTATCGGTATGCCGGCCGCGATGCGGGACAGGTGTCGGATCACGGCGTTGCGCACCTCGGGCGGGGACAGCGCCACCACGGCCGAGCCGTAGCCGGCCAGCCGGCCGGCGAGCGCCTCCGGGTCGGAGTAGCTGAGCGTGACGAGGTCCCAGGCCGCCTTCGCGTCCGGCGCCGGTTCACCGCACGCCCCGTCGTCCAGATCGGGGTCGGCGTCGGCGGTCTGCGGCTCGTCCGGCGGACGGACGGCGTGCACCGGTGCGTCCGGGTCGTCGACGAGGACCTCACGGCCGATGCCCGCCTGGGCGACGTCCGCATCGAGCATTTCGGGAGGGCTCTCCTCCTCGGGCTGCACGGCATCGGCCCAGCGTCGCAGGCCTGCGGCCGCCCCGACCCGCACCCGGACCTGGGCGGTCTTGTGCTGCGACGGCTCCGGGTCGAAGGCCGCGACCTGCGCGACCAGGTCGAGGCCGTCCGGCGGCGCGAACGCGTCGGCCGGGCCGAACGGGGTGACCGTCCCCGCGACGCGCGACAGGCGGAAGCACCGCGTCGCGCCGCGGTCGAGGTCGTGCCCGATCACGTACCAGCGCCCCCGCCAGGACACGACACCCCACGGTTGGAGTCGCCGCTGGCGCGGCTCCCCGTCACGCGGGGTGCGGTAGTAAAACCGCACGGCGCGGCGGACGTTGATCGCGCCGAGCATCGGGGTGAGCGCCGGATCGGCGCTCACCACCGGTTCGATACCCAGCGGCGGGCCATCGACCAGGTCGACGCCGCCCGCCCGCAACTTCGTCAGCCCGGACGACGCCGCGGTGGAGAGCTCGGCGTGGTGCCAGAGTCGCGCGGCGATGCCGACGGCGGCCGCCTCCTCGGGGTCGAGGTGGACTTCCGGGAGCGCGTAGTCACCGCGAGTGACGCGGTAGCCCGGTTCGCTGTCGAACACGCTGTTCGTGCCGGTTTCGAGGGGCACACCAAGGTCGCGAAGCTCGCCTTTGTCGCGTTCGAACATGCGTTGGAACGCTTCGTGCGATTTCGGATCATCCTCGTCGTGCTCGTATCCGGGCACGATCGTCGCGATCTGCGCAGCGGTGAGATACCGGCGTGTCGAGAGCAGGCAGAGCAGCAGGTTGACCAGGCGTTCGGTGCGTCGACGGGACACACCGAACGACGCTACTTCACTTCTGCGACCGGCGTGGCGCACCCCGGCCGCCTGTTGATGACGGCGGGTCATTTGAGTCGGGCAGGGACTACGGTGTGCGACGTGATTCGGTGGCGGCGGGGACAGGTGGAATCGGTCGGGCGTGGCTGGTCCGGGGCGGTGGAACTGTCCGTCACCGTGGATGGTTCCCCGATGCGCGCGCTGGCGTATCCAGCGATCGTGGGGACGCCGGAGCCCGGCGACACCGTCCTGTTGAACACGACCGCCGTGGCGATGGGGCTCGGCACCGGCGGCTACGCGCTCGTCGTCGCGCTGCCCGACCGGTTGCCCCCGGACCCTCCGGTGGTCGAGGGCCCCGGGCACATGGTGAAGGCGCGGTACGCGCCTCAGCAGGTGACGGTGCTGGGCGTGGACGAGCAGGACTCGCCGCACCACGCGGTGCTGGCGTCGGACGCTTCCCTCGACGGCATGCCGGTCGTGGTGGCCGACCTGCACTCGGCGCTGCCGGCGATCCTGGCCGGGGTGCGGGCTTCCCGGCCTGATGCCCGGGTCGCTTACGTGATGACGGACGGCGGGGCGCTGCCGCTCTGGTTCTCCCGGACGGTGGCGACGCTCCGCTCCTCCGATCTGCTGGTGGGCACGGTGACCGTGGGCCAGGCGTTCGGCGGTGACCTGGAGGCGGTGACGCTGCACACCGGGCTGCTGGCGGCGCGGCACGTGCTCGCGGCCGACGTGGCGATCGTCGCCCAAGGGCCGGGGAATCTCGGCACGGGGACGCCGTGGGGGTTCTCGGGGGTCGCGGTCGGCGAGGCGGTGAACGCCGTTTCCGTACTCGGGGGGCGCGCGGTCGGATCGCTGCGGATCTCCTCGGGCGACGCGCGAGAGCGGCACCGAGGGGTGTCACACCACTCGCTGACCGCGTACGGGCGGGTGGCGCTGGCACCTGCCGACCTGCCGGTGCCGATGCCACTGCCTACTGAGCTGGCCCAGCGGGTGCGGGATCAGCTGGCGGAGTTGCCGGACCGGCATCGGGTGATCGACGTGCCGCTCGACGGGCTCGACGAGGCGCTGCGGGCCCTGCCGGTGAAGCTGTCCTCGATGGGGCGTGGCCTCGACGAAGATCGCGTCTACTTCGACGCCGCCGCGGTCGCCGGCCGCCACGCCGCAGCCCACCTCTGAACGCACCTCGGCCCGGGCACAAGGGCCCGGGCCGAGGAACTAGTGCTGCCTCAACGGCACGCGGTCACGGACTGGCTGATCAGTACGGCGCGATCGTGAACGTCGAGCCGCTGGTGACCACCGAGACCCGGTCTTCTGCATCGGCGACGTCAGCGTCGGGCGTCGTGTCGTCGATCAGCTGCACCTGGTACGCACCCGGCCGGACCGCAGCCCCGTTCGTGTGGTTCGCTGCACCTGCGACCGTCGGGTCCAACGTGCAGATCAGCTCGGTGTCGGACAGAGCCACCGCGTTGATGCACTCCGCCGCTGCGGCGCCGAAGGCCGGCTGATCGGCGGTCGGGCTGAAGAGACCACCGATCGACAGAATGATGTGTGGGCTGTTGTCCATCGTGAAGTCGTTGGTACCCACATTGAGCGGGGTCACGCCGCTCCAGTTGTAGCCGCTGAAGCCGGAGCCTGTGATCACCAGTGTCGCGGCGGCAGTGGCCGGTGCGGTTTGCGGAGTCACCGACAATGCGTCGAGATAGTCGTACTCGGCTTCGGTGGGAGTCGTGAACGTTGCCTGTCCGGCTGGGGTCGTGACCACAATAGGTCGGTCGGCGCCGAGTCCCGGCGGCGCGACCGCGGTGATCAATGATGCCGTAGCGGCGGTGACCCGGGCGGCGACGCCGCCGATCGTCACCGTATTGGCGGTCGTCGATGCGCCGAAGCCGGTGCCCTCGATCGTGAACGTGTTGCCACCCGCAGAGGGGCCGCTGTTGGGCTCCACGGCGGTGACGTTCGCCACCGGATACGAGGTGAACGCAGCGGCAGTCGTGTTCGCGATCACGGTCGAGGCGCCGCTGGCCACGCTATAGACGCAGACGTACCAGCGAGTACCCGCGGCCACGGCGGGGAGCGGGGGCACCTGAACTACCAGCCGGGTCGGAGTGATGTACCGGACGGACTGAGCCGGGTACGGGCCGGCTGCGACACCGATGGACACGTTCAGCCCAGAGGCAGTCCCGGTCGCGGCCGCGCTGATCGTCGCCGTACCGGCGACGGCATCAACCGCAGTGATGGTCGCACCCGACGGGATCCCCGTGCCGTTGATGACCTTTCCGACGTCACCGTTGACGAAGGCCCCGGCGCCGGTCTCGGTGACCGTGGTCGTGCCCGCGGTAGCCACGTCCGGCATGATTCGGCCGGGAGTCGGAGTGGTGGTCAACGCCGTGTTGCACGCAGCAGTCTGGAACTGAACCGCCTCCGGAGCATCCGGCCTGGTAGGACTGAACGTGTTGGCGGTCGTCGTATTGAGGTTGATGTACGTACCGCCGGCACCGCTAGCCGGGCTCACGGTAATCGGTGCCGCCTGGCTGGGGTTAGCGGTGGCCACCAGGGTCGTGGCGGTGACCGCAGCCACGATGCCGACGCGCGCGGTCCACTTGGTGGTGGATGGTCTTTGAATCGTCATTGAGGCGAAGTCCTGTCGTAGTGACGCAGGGGCCCGTAGCCGATGCGAAAGATGTGTGTCGAGACGAGCCAGCGGTCCGATCGGCACCGCCGGTCGCGGAACGAATCGGACATTACCGTACCTATACACCATCAGGAAGATTCGCCACATAAGCCGTCTCGCAGGC
The Cryptosporangium minutisporangium DNA segment above includes these coding regions:
- a CDS encoding putative RNA methyltransferase, whose product is MLVDVVDRLRCPHCAARTGDDVGLALDGRTLGCPAGHSFDVAKQGYVSLLTGQAPTVPGDTGAMVAAREAFLAGGHFADLTAALATHAAQFAADSPSAPEERTDLLSGADGGTRGAAGCVVDLGAGTGHHLAGVLDAVPGWVGVAADISGYALRRAARAHPRAGAVRCDAWRPLPLRTGAADVVLIVFAPRNGAELHRVLRPGGVVVVAAPTDRHLRELATAVGAVSVDPRKTDRLDAALGPYLTATGAQTHETTLRLSHAEAVTAVAMGPAAWHVDPATLEARVATLAEPVEVTVSVTLSVYRRTA
- a CDS encoding diacylglycerol kinase family protein, encoding MSLAVIAHPAAGRGQVGRHLPAVLAALRAADPVVLPASTRADAIAAARAAVEAGAVGVVAVGGDGTAHLALQAVAGTGVPLGLIPLGTGNDLADAVGVPADPVAAAHAVLADLAAARTTVIDAVRVSSAAPLSTAPPHATAPPHADGPWYAAILSVGFDSAVNARANRMQWPRGPRRYDLAILAELARLRTYPLTLELDGTTVEGPALLVAIGNTRSYGGGMRMCPDADPTDGLLDVTVVDPVSRLELIRVKPRLYSGTHVTHPAVRTYRAATIRVDAPGASVFADGEPLVPLPLTLTCVPDAVRLIGAQLSS
- the tatC gene encoding twin-arginine translocase subunit TatC — its product is MTLMEHIRELRDRLFKACLGIVLGLCIGLYFSLPVQRFLTEPYCSRFADGECALNATTPLEPTIVRLKIALYLGLIIASPIWLFQLWAFVAPGLHARERKWSYAFIAFAVPLFVAGAVLAHFVVAKGIEYLLPVDGEYQFTTNIAGYIDFVTGMLMIFGVGFEFPLIVFMLNLAGVASAKRLLGWWRAAVFLTFVFTAIVTPTPDPFGMTALGLAMTALYFAAVGAAFLNERRRARVAARNGLAGLADDEASEIEPVLEPVEASGPVQASGPVQASGPVQASADPAPTRRDDLE
- the tatA gene encoding Sec-independent protein translocase subunit TatA; amino-acid sequence: MGALKPWHIAVLVVVLLLLFGAKRLPDAARGLGRSLRIFKAETKGLMEDDVKGKAEAKHERAPLTDDRGDPADQFGERPNPVVESRVVDSRSETRDQR
- a CDS encoding sulfite exporter TauE/SafE family protein, yielding MVGELRRGGPRLLIVAAGWGAAIGVLGGMIGLGGAEFRLPLLIGVFGFVALQAVILNKAMSLVVVFTALPARLGAVPFDQLAEHWTVVANLLAGSVVGAWLGAAWATRMRSATLYRVLAGLLVLIAVAFAVTHVGEVQALELPPVVRVVAGVAAGAGIGVVAAIMGVAGGELLIPTIVLLFAIDIKTAGSLSLAVSLPTMLVAFARYRRDDSFRVIREQWVFVLVMAAGSITGTVLGGLLLGVVPVPVLVPLLVALLLFSAVRVWRHE
- a CDS encoding WYL domain-containing protein — translated: MSGSGTERLARLLALVPYLQARPGALISEVAADHGVSEKQLRDDLQLLFVCGLPGYGPGDLIDMSLDDDTVTLTYHAELDRPLRLTADEALALIVALRALAETPGVDGDAVGRALAKVERAAGEAGRSAKQVAITVGYEDTGIAARVRGALERGRALKIVYYTAGRDATSERVIDPMRLLVVDGRGYLEAWCRRAEAVRMFRLDRIDALEELPEPSVPARGLAGSDGSFRLSDGAVFEPPPDSPLVTLRVGLGSRWVTEYYPCEDVRAEDGGTWLVTLKASDLEWARRLSMGLGEDAEVVGPEELVELVRSEARAALAAYTG
- a CDS encoding DUF3866 family protein, which translates into the protein MIRWRRGQVESVGRGWSGAVELSVTVDGSPMRALAYPAIVGTPEPGDTVLLNTTAVAMGLGTGGYALVVALPDRLPPDPPVVEGPGHMVKARYAPQQVTVLGVDEQDSPHHAVLASDASLDGMPVVVADLHSALPAILAGVRASRPDARVAYVMTDGGALPLWFSRTVATLRSSDLLVGTVTVGQAFGGDLEAVTLHTGLLAARHVLAADVAIVAQGPGNLGTGTPWGFSGVAVGEAVNAVSVLGGRAVGSLRISSGDARERHRGVSHHSLTAYGRVALAPADLPVPMPLPTELAQRVRDQLAELPDRHRVIDVPLDGLDEALRALPVKLSSMGRGLDEDRVYFDAAAVAGRHAAAHL
- a CDS encoding IPT/TIG domain-containing protein; the protein is MWRIFLMVYRYGNVRFVPRPAVPIGPLARLDTHLSHRLRAPASLRQDFASMTIQRPSTTKWTARVGIVAAVTATTLVATANPSQAAPITVSPASGAGGTYINLNTTTANTFSPTRPDAPEAVQFQTAACNTALTTTPTPGRIMPDVATAGTTTVTETGAGAFVNGDVGKVINGTGIPSGATITAVDAVAGTATISAAATGTASGLNVSIGVAAGPYPAQSVRYITPTRLVVQVPPLPAVAAGTRWYVCVYSVASGASTVIANTTAAAFTSYPVANVTAVEPNSGPSAGGNTFTIEGTGFGASTTANTVTIGGVAARVTAATASLITAVAPPGLGADRPIVVTTPAGQATFTTPTEAEYDYLDALSVTPQTAPATAAATLVITGSGFSGYNWSGVTPLNVGTNDFTMDNSPHIILSIGGLFSPTADQPAFGAAAAECINAVALSDTELICTLDPTVAGAANHTNGAAVRPGAYQVQLIDDTTPDADVADAEDRVSVVTSGSTFTIAPY